One segment of Comamonas thiooxydans DNA contains the following:
- a CDS encoding PepSY domain-containing protein, with protein MSGKPASRPGLRQTMSWLHTWCGLVCGWLLCAIFLTGSISVFREPITLWMQGAPLEGSGQQPLSREERLLALRLAEQHLGKTAPDADIWRIGLPLHTGEGVKVFARSQDGDLQANLHVQTGEVLPEPAMRQTEGGRHFMSFHYSLQGGIAGFWVVGLVSMCMMVALVSGVIVHRRIFQDFFTFRPGKGQRSWLDAHNASAVLTLPFLFMIVYTGLAHFYTSYMPWPLQSLYGKDRSAYSRYESELKARPEVKAASDAPAKAGADLVGLAQQAQSLLTEPVVGVVVQRPEGAPATVRFTEGRPDTAATRRMVNSANSLILDAASGRLLQAPNDPSPGNLATDTYPVISALHLVTFGGWTMKWLYFVLGLVGTAMIASGSILFAVKRRARSGNEWGVATHSMYRCIDALNVAALAGSALASIAYLYGNRLLPLALEPRSGWEIRVFFAVWALSLLHALLRTARQAWCEQLWMLALLCLGLPLLNAMTTGQHLLLYLAQGDGQRAGLELTCMALGLLVAWGAWRHEKSWRSKSVKQQRAGRGAVTGGLT; from the coding sequence ATGAGCGGCAAGCCAGCATCCCGGCCCGGACTTCGCCAGACCATGTCATGGCTGCACACCTGGTGTGGCCTGGTGTGCGGCTGGCTGCTCTGCGCCATTTTTCTGACAGGCTCGATCAGCGTGTTCCGTGAGCCCATCACGCTGTGGATGCAGGGTGCACCTTTGGAGGGCAGCGGCCAGCAGCCGCTTTCTCGGGAAGAGCGTCTGCTGGCCTTGCGGCTGGCCGAGCAGCACCTGGGAAAGACGGCGCCGGATGCCGACATCTGGCGCATCGGTCTGCCGCTGCACACCGGCGAGGGCGTCAAGGTATTCGCGCGTTCCCAGGACGGCGATCTGCAGGCCAACCTGCATGTGCAGACGGGCGAAGTCCTGCCCGAACCAGCCATGCGTCAGACCGAGGGCGGCCGGCATTTCATGTCCTTTCACTATTCTCTCCAGGGCGGTATCGCGGGCTTCTGGGTGGTGGGACTGGTCTCGATGTGCATGATGGTGGCGCTGGTCTCGGGCGTGATCGTGCACCGTCGCATCTTCCAGGACTTCTTCACCTTCCGGCCCGGCAAGGGGCAGCGTTCCTGGCTGGATGCGCACAACGCATCGGCCGTGCTCACGCTGCCGTTTCTGTTCATGATCGTCTACACCGGACTCGCGCATTTCTACACCAGCTATATGCCCTGGCCGCTGCAATCGCTATATGGGAAGGACCGTTCGGCCTACAGCCGCTACGAGTCCGAGTTGAAGGCCAGGCCCGAGGTGAAAGCGGCTTCAGATGCGCCTGCGAAGGCTGGTGCGGATCTTGTCGGCCTTGCGCAGCAGGCCCAGTCCCTGCTGACGGAGCCTGTTGTGGGTGTGGTGGTGCAGCGACCTGAAGGTGCGCCAGCCACGGTACGCTTCACGGAAGGGAGGCCGGATACGGCAGCGACGCGCCGAATGGTCAACAGCGCCAATTCACTAATCCTTGATGCCGCCAGCGGTCGCTTGCTGCAAGCACCAAACGATCCCTCCCCCGGCAATCTGGCGACTGACACCTATCCCGTCATCAGCGCGCTGCATCTGGTCACCTTTGGTGGCTGGACGATGAAGTGGCTGTACTTTGTCCTGGGCCTAGTCGGCACGGCAATGATTGCCAGCGGATCGATATTGTTTGCGGTCAAGCGCCGTGCAAGAAGCGGTAATGAATGGGGTGTGGCCACGCATTCCATGTACCGCTGTATCGACGCGCTCAATGTGGCAGCGCTGGCAGGCTCGGCACTGGCGTCGATTGCCTATCTCTACGGCAACCGCCTGCTGCCGCTGGCGCTGGAGCCGCGCTCCGGCTGGGAAATCCGCGTGTTCTTTGCCGTCTGGGCATTGAGCCTGCTGCATGCGCTGCTGCGCACGGCGCGCCAGGCCTGGTGCGAACAGCTATGGATGCTGGCCTTGCTGTGCCTGGGCTTGCCGCTGCTCAATGCCATGACTACAGGCCAGCACCTGCTGCTGTACCTGGCCCAGGGCGATGGTCAGCGGGCCGGGCTGGAGCTGACCTGCATGGCGCTGGGCCTGCTGGTGGCCTGGGGGGCATGGCGGCATGAAAAGTCGTGGCGTAGCAAGAGCGTGAAGCAGCAGCGTGCGGGCCGTGGCGCGGTTACGGGAGGTCTCACATGA
- a CDS encoding DUF3325 domain-containing protein, producing the protein MSLWQVMLCALALCLAGMLVLSQAMDRHCDQLVSRGEPGPALRVVLRLAGAALMLLALRHCMDCWGGAVGIVVWLGCLSVAALAVAWLLAYMPRQGAVFAAMGGLGALAWTILADPMR; encoded by the coding sequence ATGAGTCTGTGGCAAGTGATGCTCTGCGCCCTGGCGCTGTGCCTGGCAGGCATGCTGGTGCTGAGCCAGGCGATGGATAGGCATTGCGATCAGCTTGTATCGCGCGGCGAGCCCGGGCCGGCGCTGCGGGTTGTGCTGCGCCTGGCGGGGGCCGCGCTGATGCTGCTGGCGCTGCGGCACTGCATGGATTGCTGGGGTGGCGCGGTGGGAATAGTCGTCTGGCTGGGCTGCCTCAGTGTGGCCGCGCTAGCGGTCGCATGGCTGCTCGCCTATATGCCTCGGCAGGGTGCGGTGTTTGCGGCCATGGGTGGCCTGGGCGCCTTGGCATGGACGATTCTGGCGGACCCAATGCGATGA
- a CDS encoding chloride channel protein gives MHQEPDFFHNLNEEMRDGKRWLERTVVLAYAAAAGLSVVAFTLLAEAAFGFFESIYHGVHGWLVLIWMPAITAAAVWATRKWAPGASGSGIPQVIATLEPSVDAGLRKRFVSLWLSFAKIVLSSAGFLAGLSIGREGPSVQVAAGVMHSARRWLGPKSVINTHALLVAGGAAGIAAAFNAPLAGVVFAIEELSRKLESRSSGLIIAAIVLAGLMGVSVFGNLSYFGRIRVAELGWRDLLPCLAVALTCGVLGGLFAKLMTHSLTSSTERLNKLRSRFPIRFAAMLALLIAVIGVVTGGATFGAGSEAVKHMLQGEADVPEFYVTLKFIATWLSAWVGVPGGIFAPSLSIGAGVGNNVASIVGTTDIAPALIAMGMAAFLAAVTQAPLTAFIIVMEMVDGHALVLSLMASAMIASMISRMIARPLYESLALHMLQVARASLPKEQEPETAAAPAESTQPVTLDESSEPDALQKSRQG, from the coding sequence ATGCATCAAGAGCCAGACTTTTTTCACAACCTCAATGAAGAGATGCGCGATGGCAAGCGCTGGCTGGAGCGGACGGTGGTGCTGGCCTATGCCGCGGCAGCGGGGCTGAGCGTGGTGGCTTTCACGCTGCTGGCCGAGGCGGCTTTCGGCTTTTTCGAGAGCATCTACCACGGCGTCCACGGCTGGCTGGTGCTGATCTGGATGCCCGCCATCACGGCTGCGGCTGTCTGGGCCACGCGCAAATGGGCTCCCGGTGCAAGCGGCTCGGGCATACCACAGGTGATTGCCACCTTGGAGCCATCGGTCGATGCCGGCTTGCGCAAGCGCTTTGTGTCGCTGTGGCTGTCGTTTGCCAAGATCGTGCTGTCCAGTGCGGGCTTTCTTGCGGGGCTGTCGATAGGGCGGGAAGGACCGTCTGTTCAGGTGGCTGCCGGTGTCATGCATTCGGCGCGACGCTGGCTGGGCCCCAAGTCCGTCATCAATACCCATGCCTTGCTGGTGGCTGGTGGCGCGGCAGGTATTGCAGCAGCCTTCAACGCCCCGCTGGCGGGCGTGGTGTTTGCAATCGAGGAACTCTCGCGCAAGCTGGAGTCGCGCTCCAGCGGACTCATCATCGCTGCCATTGTGCTGGCCGGCCTGATGGGGGTCTCGGTCTTCGGCAATCTGAGCTACTTTGGCCGCATACGTGTGGCCGAGCTCGGCTGGCGTGACCTGCTGCCTTGTCTTGCCGTGGCGCTGACCTGTGGCGTGCTGGGCGGCTTGTTCGCCAAGCTCATGACCCACTCGCTGACTTCATCCACGGAGCGCCTCAACAAGCTCAGGTCACGCTTTCCCATCCGCTTTGCGGCAATGCTGGCACTGCTGATTGCCGTCATCGGCGTGGTCACCGGCGGCGCCACCTTTGGTGCGGGTTCCGAAGCCGTCAAGCATATGCTGCAGGGCGAGGCCGATGTGCCCGAGTTCTACGTCACGCTCAAATTCATCGCCACCTGGCTATCGGCCTGGGTGGGCGTACCCGGTGGTATCTTTGCGCCTTCGCTGTCGATTGGTGCAGGCGTGGGGAATAACGTTGCATCGATTGTTGGAACTACGGATATAGCTCCTGCATTGATAGCGATGGGCATGGCGGCCTTTCTGGCGGCGGTCACCCAGGCGCCGTTGACGGCCTTCATCATCGTGATGGAGATGGTGGATGGCCACGCACTGGTGCTGAGCCTCATGGCATCGGCCATGATCGCCAGCATGATCTCGCGCATGATTGCGCGGCCGCTGTATGAATCGCTGGCCCTGCACATGCTCCAGGTGGCAAGGGCCTCTTTGCCCAAGGAGCAGGAGCCAGAAACCGCTGCGGCTCCGGCGGAGTCCACGCAGCCAGTGACACTGGATGAGTCATCCGAGCCCGATGCACTGCAAAAATCGCGCCAAGGCTAG
- a CDS encoding dihydrofolate reductase family protein, with the protein MKVKVLCFGISLDGYAAGPNQDLQNPLGVGGPEILEWFFPTQVFQRMHGGSQIGETGVDNQMAERSFENIGAWILGRNMFGPIRGHWPDESWKGWWGDEPPYHVPAFVLTHHARPVLRMQGGTDFHFVTDGIASALAQAKAAAGGRDIRIGGGVATVRQFLQARLVDEIHLAVRPLLMGAGENLWQGLDMRALGYEVAEVRQGERAMHVMVRKQA; encoded by the coding sequence ATGAAAGTCAAAGTCCTCTGCTTCGGCATCTCGCTGGACGGTTACGCCGCCGGACCCAACCAGGATTTGCAGAACCCGCTCGGCGTCGGTGGGCCTGAGATCCTTGAGTGGTTCTTCCCCACCCAAGTCTTTCAGCGTATGCATGGAGGGTCTCAGATCGGCGAAACAGGTGTCGACAATCAGATGGCCGAACGCTCCTTCGAGAACATCGGTGCGTGGATTCTGGGGCGCAATATGTTCGGCCCGATACGCGGCCATTGGCCCGACGAAAGCTGGAAGGGCTGGTGGGGCGATGAGCCACCCTATCACGTGCCCGCATTTGTCCTGACCCACCATGCGCGGCCCGTGCTGCGCATGCAGGGAGGCACCGATTTTCACTTCGTCACGGATGGCATTGCATCGGCGCTGGCGCAAGCCAAGGCAGCCGCAGGTGGTCGCGATATTCGCATAGGCGGCGGCGTAGCCACCGTGCGACAGTTCCTGCAGGCGAGACTGGTCGATGAGATTCACCTCGCTGTACGTCCTCTGTTGATGGGGGCCGGCGAAAACCTCTGGCAAGGCCTGGACATGCGTGCTCTGGGCTATGAGGTCGCCGAAGTGAGACAGGGCGAACGAGCCATGCATGTGATGGTGCGCAAACAAGCGTAA
- a CDS encoding adenosylcobalamin-dependent ribonucleoside-diphosphate reductase, translating to MNTLPPQAISQDVLAEKYLADGEQSEQELFARVARALAAVEKPELQTHWEQQFLANLQRGAIGAGRIMAAAGLDTKATLINCFVQPVADATNGFDTQGNPGIYTALSQAAETMRRGGGVGYDFSNLRPRGALVRGTNSFASGPCSFIDVFDASCTTVESAGARRGAQMGVLRIDHPDVLEFITAKRQKGRWNNFNVSVGVSSAFMQAVRDDETWELVHVAVPSEAQIQAGAHRRDDGLWVYKSQPARALWDAIMRSAYDFAEPGILFLDNINADNNLWYAEQIAATNPCGEQPLPPYGCCDLGPVILTRFVREPFTPQAFFDMEAFRAAVAVQVRMLDNVLDATVWPLPEQQREAQQKRRIGVGFTGLGDALILLGLRYASDEGLQQAASIARAMRDAAYTASVELAREKGAFPLFNAKQYLKSGFAKRLPKELRAAIKKHGLRNSHLLSIAPTGTVSLAFADNASNGIEPAFSWTYTRKKRTADGGEQFYTVQDHAYRLYKALHGDDAPLPECFVSALELSASEHVAMMRCVQPFIDTSISKTVNIPADYPFEDFKHLYMECWEVGLKGCATYRPNDTLGAVLSTESASKTSQNPTNKAQAAINSSGSNGTAAVIERRPEGPLNAVVDKIEYFTHDGIRRLYLVVSFMVVDGVERPIEFFMPVGQTGESQQWITATMRSLSLAARGGFLDKALADLRKVAWDRGPVRYGTRMRDDGSRIPLWHDSEVALLAYAIQSIIANRGLPQPAPSTAATPASPSENNASVTGQKCPDCGAHAMIKKDGCQFCTACGFVGSCG from the coding sequence ATGAATACACTCCCTCCTCAGGCCATCAGCCAGGATGTGCTGGCCGAAAAATATCTGGCCGACGGCGAGCAATCCGAACAAGAGCTGTTTGCCCGCGTGGCACGAGCCCTGGCCGCCGTTGAGAAGCCTGAGCTTCAGACGCATTGGGAGCAGCAATTCCTGGCCAATCTGCAGCGCGGAGCCATCGGTGCTGGCCGCATCATGGCAGCGGCGGGGCTGGACACCAAGGCCACGTTGATCAATTGCTTTGTGCAGCCCGTCGCCGACGCCACCAATGGTTTCGACACCCAGGGAAACCCCGGCATCTACACAGCGCTTTCTCAGGCAGCCGAGACCATGCGCCGCGGTGGCGGCGTGGGTTATGACTTCTCCAACCTGCGACCGCGCGGTGCGCTGGTGCGCGGCACCAACTCCTTTGCCTCGGGCCCTTGCTCCTTCATCGATGTCTTCGATGCATCCTGTACCACGGTGGAGTCGGCCGGTGCGCGTCGCGGCGCCCAGATGGGCGTGCTGCGCATTGACCACCCCGATGTACTGGAATTCATCACTGCCAAGCGACAAAAAGGCCGCTGGAACAACTTCAATGTTTCTGTGGGCGTGAGCAGCGCCTTCATGCAGGCGGTCAGGGACGACGAAACCTGGGAGCTGGTGCATGTCGCCGTTCCCAGCGAGGCTCAAATACAGGCCGGCGCCCATCGCCGCGACGACGGCCTCTGGGTCTATAAAAGCCAGCCTGCGCGTGCGCTATGGGATGCCATCATGCGCTCGGCCTACGACTTCGCCGAGCCCGGCATCCTGTTCCTCGACAACATCAACGCCGACAACAACCTCTGGTATGCCGAGCAGATTGCCGCCACCAACCCCTGCGGCGAGCAGCCCCTGCCGCCCTATGGCTGCTGCGATCTGGGTCCCGTCATACTCACACGCTTTGTGCGTGAGCCGTTCACACCTCAGGCTTTCTTCGACATGGAGGCCTTTCGCGCCGCCGTCGCGGTTCAGGTGCGCATGCTGGACAACGTGCTGGATGCCACCGTCTGGCCCCTGCCCGAGCAGCAACGCGAGGCGCAGCAAAAGCGCCGCATCGGCGTGGGCTTCACAGGACTGGGCGACGCCCTGATTCTGCTGGGCCTGCGTTACGCCAGCGATGAAGGCCTGCAGCAGGCCGCATCAATAGCCCGCGCCATGCGCGATGCGGCTTATACCGCGTCGGTGGAGCTGGCACGGGAAAAAGGTGCCTTCCCTCTGTTCAACGCCAAGCAGTATCTGAAAAGCGGCTTTGCCAAACGCTTGCCCAAGGAGCTGCGCGCTGCCATCAAAAAACATGGGCTGCGCAACAGCCATCTGCTGTCCATCGCGCCCACGGGCACCGTGTCGCTGGCCTTTGCCGACAATGCGTCCAACGGCATCGAGCCCGCTTTTTCCTGGACCTATACGCGCAAAAAGCGCACGGCCGACGGCGGCGAGCAGTTCTACACCGTACAGGATCACGCCTACCGCCTCTACAAGGCCTTGCACGGCGACGATGCCCCGCTGCCCGAGTGCTTTGTCAGCGCCTTGGAGCTAAGCGCCAGCGAGCATGTGGCCATGATGCGCTGCGTCCAGCCGTTTATCGACACTTCGATTTCCAAGACCGTCAACATCCCGGCCGACTATCCGTTCGAGGACTTCAAGCACCTCTATATGGAGTGCTGGGAGGTCGGCCTCAAAGGCTGTGCCACCTACCGCCCCAACGACACGCTGGGTGCAGTGCTCTCTACCGAATCTGCCTCAAAAACCTCTCAAAATCCCACTAATAAAGCGCAAGCTGCTATCAATTCCTCAGGCTCCAATGGCACGGCGGCCGTGATAGAGCGCCGCCCCGAAGGACCGCTCAATGCCGTGGTCGACAAGATCGAATACTTCACGCATGACGGCATAAGGCGTCTCTATCTCGTCGTCAGCTTCATGGTGGTCGACGGTGTGGAGCGTCCCATCGAGTTCTTCATGCCCGTGGGCCAGACCGGGGAGAGCCAGCAATGGATCACGGCCACCATGCGCAGCCTGAGCCTGGCCGCGCGTGGCGGCTTTCTCGACAAGGCCCTGGCCGATCTGCGCAAAGTTGCCTGGGATCGCGGACCTGTACGCTACGGCACCAGGATGCGTGATGACGGCAGCCGCATTCCGCTCTGGCATGACAGCGAAGTGGCGCTGCTGGCCTACGCCATCCAGAGCATCATCGCCAACCGGGGCCTACCCCAGCCCGCGCCCAGCACGGCGGCCACGCCGGCATCTCCCTCCGAGAACAATGCCTCCGTCACCGGTCAAAAATGTCCCGACTGCGGAGCACATGCCATGATCAAAAAGGATGGCTGTCAGTTCTGTACCGCCTGCGGCTTTGTGGGGTCATGCGGTTGA